From Ananas comosus cultivar F153 unplaced genomic scaffold, ASM154086v1, whole genome shotgun sequence:
TGAGATCGGAGATTTACAGGCACTGCAGAATCTGAACTTATCGATGAATCTTTTGACAGGACATATTCCAGATCAAATCGGCATGATGCATGAATTGGAGTCCCTTGATGTAGCAATGAACAACCTTTCTGGGACTATTCCACAAAGTCTTGCTACACTGAATTATTTGAGCCACTTAAATGTGTCGTATAATAATCTGTCAGGAAAAATTCCGTCAGGATATCAACTGCAGACTCTCGACGATCCATCTATATACATCGGCAATCCATATCTTTGTGGGCCGCCAACTACGCAAAGTTGCTCCAGTAATGAAACAACTCATGTTGTTGGGAAAAAGTCGCATGGCCGGTTTGAAAGATTAGGGCTATACATTAGTGTGGTGTTAGGATTTATAATAGAATTTTGGATTTTCTGTGGTGTTCTTTTGTTAAGTAGATCATTGAGAATTTCTTATTTCTCTGCGATCGACTGCACGTATGATAGACTTTATGTTGCTGTTGCATTAACACTCATTAGATTCAGGAGGAGATTTGGGGAAGTGTAGTTTTCTGCAGTTGCATTTTATGATGCTTGAAAAAACTGAATATTGTGTTTCAATTTACAAAGTTAATGTACTAGCATGCAGTGCTGAAATGATTGCTGTTTTTGGAATCACTGGAGCTGTGTTTAATTTTGATGTGTAAATTGCAAcactagtccctgaacttttggctAGTTCCATTTTGGTCCTAGAATTTTTCTGCTCGCTAATTGAAACCCTAAACTCTTGAAAAGTGCTCACTTTACTTCTTATTCatatttagagaaaaaaaattattattttctaagaTTACGACTGTGaagtcaaataattatgaaaatttggtgtttgaatattgaatttaaaaagtttaagacCTAGAATAAAATCTGCTAGAAAGTTGAAGGACTTATGTTTAGAGATGTTATGTCGGTCATGTCGGTCGGGCACAGACAAAATTATGGGCCGTGTCAAGACGGtcggattttttattttcatttctttagATTTTAAACACGTTGAGTACAAAAAATTGACCATATAAATAGGCCGCACAAATTAATTATTACCTGATTTCTccataaattttactaaatagttcaaataatattttttttctaattaattaattgctgaaaaagctgaaatttgCTACTATTGGTAAAAGTATTGcgtaattaaaaaagaaaaatcgaggcaaaatttgttaattattaaattaatgtcCTCGTAACTAAAATGAAATGAGAGTGACTTATCAGGCACAAAGTCAATATGTGAGGTGTTGAGGTGGAATAAAAAATCAGTAGCAAAGGAATTGCTACGTTACCCAACAAATTGATCACTCTAATTAATACGGCATTACCCACCAAATCGATATAACAGAAAAAACTCGGGAATAATCCAAACAAACATGAATGTACATTTTCTATGAGAAGACCGGCAATTTTAGGAATTTTTCTCTTCCATCTAAATCAATTTGGTGAGTTCTGCGACTTTACTGTGACACCCcaggatttggaatagtccGATATAGTATTTTGCGCGTTAGCTAGTCCCAAAAGGTTAAGTGAATTGAATGTGCTAGGGTTAGAGTAGCTCTAAGATCGGCGACCTCTCTGAAAAATGGGGCATCacaattgatatcagagccaataACCTGCTAGAAGTGTAACATAAGTCACGACTGAGTTATGGTTGTACAGGGGGGCAAAGCGCGGCTCCCTGGTGACAACCGTTGTGGGTGGAACGCTGCTCCCCATAACGTTGGCTAAGCCTAGCGATAGCTTAGTGTTTGTGAGTGTACTTGAACCTGACAAGAACATCAAGACTTAAAGGGAGAAGAATGGGACACCCAGGATTTGGAACAATCCTATatgtaagatatatatacaGTAGTATTAAATCTCTTAATCCAGCTATACTACTAAGAGATTAAGAGTATTAAGTGTGCAAGGATTAGGATAGTTCTAGGATGGTTGACCCCTCTGGGAAGTAGGGTCTCACacatataaaaacaaaaatctatGGCCACTATTAATTCAAAATAGATCTCGAAATTAGAAAAGAAATCAGTATAGactgaaattgaaaattgaaaatagtcatatatataaggtataatagTACTAAACCTCTTGATCCAATCATAGCATTTTGTATGGTAAATAGGCTCAAGAGAATAAAAGAGTTAAGCGAGATAAGACTAGAGTGGTTCTATAATAGATGACTCCTCTGGAAAGTAGCGCATCACATATGTACGAAAACAAAAATCTAGGTGTATGATTAATTCAAAATAGAACTCGAAATTGGAAAAGAAATCGGAATAGATCGGAATTGAAAATGGAATAGTGCAATCTCCTCGTGTATTAGTTTAGAATAGCATAGCAATCAAAATTGGAATggcattcatattttttattgtttgggcgggaaaaaaaaaattgttaccaATACagtcatttaaataaaattcatattcaaatttttaaacttgAAATTAACTGAGAACTAATTTTGttgttcaaaatacaaattaaatttatgatttggatttaaatttaaacttgagaattaaaatttaaatgaaacaaATATCTACATTTTCGTAGAAAAGCCCACAATCCTACTGCATCCATGTGGTAAAATATGACTAAGCAATAGGAAGGATCATATAATAATCTTTATTTAGGCATCTAGAAAAGGGGAAAGAATTGATCACTTTGCTATTAAATATATTACCCATCAAATCGATCCGATTGAACATAATATAGAAGTACTCTTACCatgtgttttatatttttcttagtaAGGTCCATAATCTTATGTGTTTTCCTCTCACATGTTCAAAGTAAAGGATTCCCATGACTACATTTTCATAGGAAGGCCCAAAATCTTATGTTTTGCCTCTAGATTAGTTTATATTATGATGCTCATTTGATAGGACCATATTAATTAAGTTGGCAGTTACATAGAATAGTAAAATTCCTTGTAATAATTCAAAGTAAACCAACCAAGTAGGTGTTTTTTGGGAAAAGTCTAAAGACTATTAGGATGCGTTCAGTTCGCGTCGGTAAAAATTTAGCAAATAATACAGTTTTCGGATAATACAACTctagaaattctaaaaaatttctataacaCAAACCAAGCATACCCAAAAGTCTACACACGTGTGTGGAACTTCACCATGAATACAGATCTACTTCATGATGCTTATTTAGTAGGTCCATTTTAACTTGAGTAAcaaattcttgcaatagtaaaAGTCTCCATTTTCATTCAAAGAAAACCAACAAATTAGATAGATACTTTTTGAAGAGTCTAAATGCTTTTGCAAGTCCAAGCACCAGGGCCATCGATCACTATATATTCTCCAGTTTTGATGATCAATTCATAGCCTTTAATTCCAACTTAGTTAGTTGTCATTTCtttaaaacagaaaaagaaaacgtGAGACAATATATATGGCtcctccaattttttttctgcttttgctCATAGGCATCCAAGCATTTGTGGCAAGCGGGTGCTTCGAGACCGAGAGAAATGCATTGCTAGCTTTCAAAGCAGATCTAATCGATCCTCGCAACCGCTTAGCCTCGTGGAAAAGCCAAAACTGCTGTGCATGGAAGGGAGTCGTTTGTAGCAATACAACCGGTCACATTTTGAAGCTCAACCTGCGAAACTCCTACGACAAAATTGATTACTTTCCTTATGGTAAAAGACCGTCAGGATTGGGTGGTAAGATTAGTCCATCTTTGCTTCTCTTAAATCATTTGGAGCACTTAGATCTCAATTTGAACAATTTCAGTGAGATTCGCATCCCAGAATACTTtggttctttaaaaaaattgaggtaTCTTAACCTCTCTGGAGCTTGTTTCAATTCAATGGTGCCTTCTCAACTTGGAAATCTCTCAAAACTTCGTTATCTCGACCTCAAGTCTTTTGATTGTGATGTTTACAATATGGGAGTAGATAACTTCTGGTGGCTTGCCCGTCTGACTTCTTTGCATTATTTGGATTTAAGTTTTGTTAACATGAGTTCCACTACATATTGGTTACAAGCAATAAACATGCTGCCATTGTTGAAATATCTTGATATGAGCATGACTAGTCTTCCCACAATTCCCATTTCCCTACCATATCTCAACATTACAACTCTTGGAGTCCTCAAAATTGCAGGCAACAACATCAACTCTACCTTGCCTAGATGGCTATGGAATCTTACTAGCATCACTCATCTTGACCTTTCCCTCAATGAGTTTCATGGCTTTATTCCTGATGAATTGAGTTGCCTGAAGACCTTAAATGTTCTTTCTTTAGGATCTAACAATTTCGAAGGCTTGTCACCAAAAGCATTTACTAATCTTTGTAGCTTAAATACTTTGGATTTGAGTGGAGTTGGTTTTAGTggagaaataaataaatgggtAGAGAGATTACCGAGCTGCATGcaacaaaatttacaaattttgtaTTGTCGGAAAAACGAGTTAAGCGGTAATTTATCAGGTTGGCTGGAGAACATGACTAGCCTAACTGAAATAGACCTCACTGGAAACTCACTAAATGGGACCATCCCACTTGGGGTTTGGAGGCTTACTAACTTAACTAGATTATATCTCCAAAGTAATTTCTTCGAGGGCGCTATATCAGAAATCCAACTTTCTCACTTGCAGAGGCTAAAATGGTTAGACCTTGCAGATAACTCCTTTAACGTGCAAATAAGTCATGATTGGATTCCTCCTTTTCAACTAAAAACACTTCACTTGGCTTCTTGCAATCTGGGACCTAAATTTCCTACTTGGCTTCAAGGACAGACACAACTAGAAGAACTTGGCTTATCAAAAAATGGAATTGTTGATACCCTTCCCAATTGGCTTTGGAATATGTCCAGGTCCTTAGCTTATGTACATATTTCCAATAATCAAATCAAAGGAAAATTACCATTGACACTGGATCATGTCATGctactatatttaaatttgagctCAAGCCAACTTGAAGGCCCATTGCCAGCTCTCCCGCAAACTCTTTCTGTCTTGGATTTGTCCAACAATTTTTTTGTGGGACCGATACTGAACGCTACGTTATTAAGGTTACAATATTTGCTTCTTTCTAATAATAGTTTCGACGGCAACCTACCATTCGCTTTATGTGAATCAACTTCATTGCAAGTTCTCGATATATCGAACAACAAGCTATCAGGAGAAATTCCTTCGTGTCTAGGGATGTTGCAAGATCAACTTCTTGTTCTTGATATGATGAGCAATACTTTATCTGGAAATGTTCCTACCTCCCTCGGCAAACTACGTGCTCTTTCGATACTGGATTTAAGCAATAATCGCTTGTCGGGGGAAATTCCTTCTTCTTTGCAATATTGTCGACAGTTAGTTAATCTTAACCttggaaataataatttttctggaaCAATACCTAAATGGATAGGGGAAAGCTTATTGGTTCTCATGGTGCTCATCTTGCGCTCAAATGGGTTTTCAGGTAGCATCCCATCGCAAATCACACAACTTGGATATCTACGAGTCTTAGATCTTTCTCACAACAACTTATCTGGAACTATACCCGGATCTATTGGAAAATTAAGTTGGAAAAAAGGAGTTCCTACAGATCACATGCTATTTTTTCGATATGGAAGCTTTGATGTCTTAGCTGGCACTGCATATTTAGTTGTAAAAGGAGAGGCACGGGAATATTCGAAACTTCTTTATCTTGTCGAAAGCATTGACCTTTCCTGTAATAATCTCTATGGAGAGATCCCTGATGAGATAGGAGATTTACAGGCACTGCAAAATCTAAACTTATCCATGAATCATTTGACAGGACATATTCCAGATCAAATCGGCAAGATGCATGAATTGGAATCACTTGATGTAGCAATAAACAAGCTTTCTGGGACTATTCCACAAAGTCTTGCTACACTGAATTATTTGAGCAGTTTAAATGTGTCGTATAATAATCTGTCGGGAAAAATTCCATCAGGAAATCAAATGCAGACTCTCAACGATCCATCTATATATATTGGCAATCCATATCTTTGCGGGTCACCAACTACGCAGAGTTGCTCCACTAATGAAACAACTATTGTTTTTGGCAAAGAGTCGCATGACCGGTTTGAAAGATTAGGGCTATACATTAGCGTGGTGTTAGGATTTATAataggattttggattttttttggcGCTCTTTTGTTAAGTAGATCATTTAGAAATACTTATTTCTCTGCGATCGACCGTACGTATGATAGGCTTTATGTTGCTGTTGCATTAACACTCATTAGATTAAGAAGGAGATGTGGGGAAATGTAATTTGAGTGAGTAAATTGCAAtactagtccctgaacttttggcaagTTCCATTTTGCTCCTTAAACTTTTATGCTCGGCAATAAAACCCTAAACTTTTTATAGTGCTCACTTTACTTTTTATCCATATTTATTATTAGAGGACAAAAAATTATTGCTGCTAAGATGAAGACAAAAGTgacatttttttgaaaattcagtgtccaaacattgaatttaaaaagtttaaggaGCAAAATAAACTTTCCGGAAAGTTGAGGGactctaatttaattttacttcgTTTATTCGGCAACTACGTAGACAGTTTCTTAATAAGGCTATTTGGTTTCAGTTAATTACATAGTTGGTCTCCacctatatattatttagcAGTAAAGATGTGCCAAAATACGATCCGACCAAGTTGACTAATCCGGTCAAATTATCgaattcaaaatagaaaaaatctcAATTCGGAAATTCAGACAACCGGTCAACGACCCTATTTCCAAATCCCTTCTCCAATCATAGTCAGACaatctagttttttttaataaatattctatttaacaaattttctgattcatctttatttttttctcctttttttttgaatgttagtatataatattagtaattactacAACTTATATTCTATTTATCTGTAATATggtatcataatttttaatttttgtaagtttacatattaaattattttgaattttagacttCTAATCAGTAAATATAATGGCCAAAACA
This genomic window contains:
- the LOC109704295 gene encoding LRR receptor-like serine/threonine-protein kinase GSO2 gives rise to the protein MAPPIFFLLLLIGIQAFVASGCFETERNALLAFKADLIDPRNRLASWKSQNCCAWKGVVCSNTTGHILKLNLRNSYDKIDYFPYGKRPSGLGGKISPSLLLLNHLEHLDLNLNNFSEIRIPEYFGSLKKLRYLNLSGACFNSMVPSQLGNLSKLRYLDLKSFDCDVYNMGVDNFWWLARLTSLHYLDLSFVNMSSTTYWLQAINMLPLLKYLDMSMTSLPTIPISLPYLNITTLGVLKIAGNNINSTLPRWLWNLTSITHLDLSLNEFHGFIPDELSCLKTLNVLSLGSNNFEGLSPKAFTNLCSLNTLDLSGVGFSGEINKWVERLPSCMQQNLQILYCRKNELSGNLSGWLENMTSLTEIDLTGNSLNGTIPLGVWRLTNLTRLYLQSNFFEGAISEIQLSHLQRLKWLDLADNSFNVQISHDWIPPFQLKTLHLASCNLGPKFPTWLQGQTQLEELGLSKNGIVDTLPNWLWNMSRSLAYVHISNNQIKGKLPLTLDHVMLLYLNLSSSQLEGPLPALPQTLSVLDLSNNFFVGPILNATLLRLQYLLLSNNSFDGNLPFALCESTSLQVLDISNNKLSGEIPSCLGMLQDQLLVLDMMSNTLSGNVPTSLGKLRALSILDLSNNRLSGEIPSSLQYCRQLVNLNLGNNNFSGTIPKWIGESLLVLMVLILRSNGFSGSIPSQITQLGYLRVLDLSHNNLSGTIPGSIGKLSWKKGVPTDHMLFFRYGSFDVLAGTAYLVVKGEAREYSKLLYLVESIDLSCNNLYGEIPDEIGDLQALQNLNLSMNHLTGHIPDQIGKMHELESLDVAINKLSGTIPQSLATLNYLSSLNVSYNNLSGKIPSGNQMQTLNDPSIYIGNPYLCGSPTTQSCSTNETTIVFGKESHDRFERLGLYISVVLGFIIGFWIFFGALLLSRSFRNTYFSAIDRTYDRLYVAVALTLIRLRRRCGEM